One genomic window of Halolamina sediminis includes the following:
- the radA gene encoding DNA repair and recombination protein RadA produces MAEDDLESLPGVGPATADKLTDAGFDSFQSIAVASPGELSNSADVGDSTASDVINAAREAADVGGFETGATVLERRERIGKLSWQIDEVDELLGGGIETQSITEVYGEFGSGKSQVTHQMSVNVQLSKENGGLDGGAIFIDTEDTFRPERIDDMIRGLDDEIIAEELERREIEGEPGDEEAMEQLLESFLDNIHVAKAFNANHQMLLAEKALELAKEHEEDDWPVRLLCVDSLTAHFRAEYVGRGELAERQQKLNKHLHELDKVGNLHNVAVLVTNQVASNPDSYFGDPTQPIGGNILGHKSTFRMYLRKSKGDKRIVRLVDAPNLADGEAVMRVQDGGLKPE; encoded by the coding sequence ATGGCAGAAGACGACCTCGAAAGTCTCCCCGGCGTCGGCCCCGCAACCGCAGACAAGCTCACCGACGCGGGCTTCGACAGTTTCCAGAGCATCGCCGTCGCGAGCCCCGGCGAACTGTCCAACTCCGCGGACGTGGGCGATTCGACGGCGTCGGACGTGATCAACGCGGCGCGTGAGGCCGCCGACGTCGGCGGCTTCGAGACCGGCGCAACTGTACTGGAGCGCCGTGAACGAATCGGGAAGCTCTCTTGGCAGATCGACGAGGTGGACGAGCTACTCGGCGGCGGGATCGAGACCCAGTCCATCACCGAAGTGTACGGCGAGTTCGGCTCCGGGAAGTCACAGGTCACCCACCAGATGTCCGTCAACGTCCAGCTCTCGAAGGAGAACGGGGGGCTCGACGGCGGCGCGATCTTCATCGACACCGAGGACACGTTCCGCCCCGAGCGGATCGACGACATGATCCGGGGGCTCGACGACGAGATCATCGCCGAGGAGCTCGAACGCCGCGAGATCGAGGGCGAGCCCGGCGACGAGGAGGCGATGGAGCAGCTACTCGAGTCGTTCCTCGACAACATCCACGTCGCGAAGGCGTTCAACGCCAACCACCAGATGCTGCTGGCGGAGAAGGCGCTCGAACTCGCGAAAGAGCACGAGGAGGACGACTGGCCGGTCCGGCTGCTCTGTGTCGACTCCCTGACCGCCCACTTCCGTGCGGAGTACGTCGGCCGCGGCGAGCTCGCCGAGCGCCAGCAGAAGCTCAACAAACACCTCCACGAACTCGACAAGGTCGGCAACCTCCACAACGTCGCCGTTCTCGTCACGAACCAGGTCGCCTCCAACCCCGACTCCTACTTCGGCGACCCGACCCAGCCGATCGGCGGGAACATCCTCGGCCACAAGTCCACGTTCCGGATGTACCTCCGCAAGTCGAAAGGTGACAAGCGGATCGTCCGCCTGGTTGACGCGCCCAACCTCGCCGACGGCGAGGCTGTCATGCGCGTACAGGACGGCGGGCTGAAGCCCGAGTAA
- a CDS encoding PHP domain-containing protein has protein sequence MSVVADLHTHTTVSDGTFSLDGLVETARSEGLDAVAVTDHDRYHPDLSAPVERRGDLLVVRGIELRVETDHERVDLLGYGLEPTDALTAEVERLQQDRVDRGRKIVENVEAELGVDLGIDPHPGLGRPHIARAVVESDADYDAVGDVFDDLIGDDCSCYVARTVPDFGTGRELLEDACAFVGLAHPLRYDDPEAALELTADLDAVERYYPYDRPVSPDDAAALDPRPVEAAIADYDLLATGGTDAHEQELAVDGLPQAAWERVRERLPEPVELA, from the coding sequence ATGAGCGTCGTCGCCGACCTCCACACCCACACCACTGTCTCCGACGGCACCTTCTCGCTCGACGGGCTGGTCGAGACCGCCCGTTCCGAGGGGCTCGACGCCGTCGCCGTCACCGACCACGACCGCTACCATCCCGATCTCTCGGCTCCCGTCGAACGCCGCGGCGACCTGCTCGTCGTCCGGGGGATCGAGCTCCGCGTCGAGACCGACCACGAGCGCGTCGACCTGCTGGGGTACGGCCTCGAACCCACCGACGCGCTGACCGCGGAGGTCGAACGGCTCCAGCAGGATCGCGTCGACCGCGGGCGGAAGATCGTCGAGAACGTCGAGGCTGAACTGGGCGTCGATCTCGGCATCGACCCCCACCCGGGGCTGGGGCGGCCCCACATCGCCCGCGCGGTCGTCGAGAGCGACGCCGACTACGACGCCGTCGGCGACGTGTTCGACGACCTGATCGGCGACGACTGCTCGTGTTACGTCGCCCGGACCGTCCCCGACTTCGGGACGGGCCGGGAACTACTCGAAGACGCCTGCGCGTTCGTCGGGCTCGCCCACCCGCTGCGCTACGACGACCCCGAGGCCGCGCTGGAACTGACGGCCGACCTCGACGCTGTCGAGCGCTACTACCCGTACGATCGTCCGGTATCGCCCGACGACGCCGCGGCGCTCGACCCCCGACCCGTCGAGGCTGCCATCGCCGACTACGACCTGCTCGCGACCGGTGGCACCGACGCCCACGAGCAGGAGTTGGCCGTCGACGGCCTCCCGCAGGCTGCGTGGGAGCGCGTCCGCGAGCGCCTGCCCGAGCCGGTCGAACTCGCTTGA
- a CDS encoding DUF5786 family protein — MSFGAYDEGEHERREQLTSQADTEFAEAEEEFSGTVSYDSGESAEALLDQFEEIKDD, encoded by the coding sequence ATGTCATTCGGTGCCTATGATGAAGGAGAGCACGAACGCCGCGAGCAGCTGACTTCCCAAGCGGACACCGAGTTCGCGGAAGCCGAAGAGGAGTTCAGCGGAACCGTCAGCTACGACTCCGGTGAATCCGCGGAGGCGCTGCTCGACCAGTTCGAGGAGATCAAAGACGACTGA
- a CDS encoding DUF7561 family protein, whose product MPNRLALELPPMATQRCDGCNRRVRIGGGIGDFWSFSNDGPTQGMDLELADGAEFFLCFDCIERLPDDRDARATDVDALPRHDAEE is encoded by the coding sequence GTGCCTAACCGCCTCGCCCTCGAACTGCCGCCGATGGCCACCCAGCGCTGTGACGGCTGCAATCGACGGGTCCGTATCGGCGGCGGTATCGGCGACTTCTGGTCGTTCAGCAACGACGGTCCCACGCAGGGGATGGATCTGGAGTTGGCCGATGGCGCCGAGTTCTTCCTCTGTTTTGACTGTATCGAACGCCTGCCCGACGACCGGGACGCGAGGGCGACCGACGTCGACGCGCTGCCGCGTCACGACGCCGAGGAGTGA
- the cca gene encoding CCA tRNA nucleotidyltransferase has protein sequence MTDDALDAVLDRVSERVTPDADERERLRAVATELTARAEAAIEELPVDGDVTQVGSSARSTWLAGDRDIDLFVRFPTEIDREELERCGLDVGHAVLPDGHEEYAEHPYVKGEYEGFDVDLVPCYAVDSATEIRSAVDRTPFHDAFLQARYTPELAEAARLLKRFMKGVGVYGSDLRTEGFSGYLVELLVLEYGGFRPLVEAAAEWHPPVRFDLRGDGGRPGTADPDGDGGTAEVPPDVAEAAEFDDPLVVIDPTDPDRNVAAVLSAANLARFQHYCRELLDDPRESLFFPEPTESIDPDSVREHLDRRGSHVVAVVFDTPDVVEDQLYPQLRRSLGGVADELDRRGFDTLRATTFANGVGESASGTSVLFVETGVGELPAVERHEGPPVHVGEHAGSFYDAYADDESTYGPFVDGDRYVVEREREHRTPEALLRSDTLFDVALGTHVETALGESYEVLVGDETATLAEEFGEALRAYFEPAV, from the coding sequence ATGACCGACGACGCTCTCGACGCCGTGCTCGACCGCGTGAGCGAGCGCGTCACGCCCGACGCCGACGAGCGCGAGCGCCTACGTGCGGTCGCCACGGAGCTCACCGCCCGCGCCGAGGCGGCGATCGAGGAGCTTCCCGTCGACGGCGACGTGACACAGGTGGGCTCCAGCGCCCGCTCGACGTGGCTCGCTGGCGACCGCGATATCGACCTGTTCGTCCGCTTCCCCACCGAGATCGACCGCGAAGAGCTCGAACGCTGCGGGCTGGACGTTGGCCACGCCGTCCTCCCCGACGGCCACGAGGAGTACGCCGAACACCCCTACGTGAAGGGGGAGTACGAGGGGTTCGACGTGGATCTAGTACCGTGTTACGCCGTCGACTCGGCGACCGAGATCCGCTCGGCGGTCGACCGAACGCCGTTCCACGACGCCTTCCTCCAAGCGAGATACACCCCCGAACTCGCCGAGGCCGCCAGGCTTCTGAAACGGTTCATGAAGGGCGTCGGCGTCTACGGTAGCGACCTCCGAACCGAGGGGTTCTCGGGCTACCTCGTCGAACTGCTCGTGCTCGAATACGGCGGGTTCCGACCGCTGGTCGAGGCCGCCGCCGAGTGGCACCCGCCCGTTCGGTTCGACCTCCGGGGCGACGGCGGCCGACCGGGCACCGCCGACCCCGATGGCGACGGCGGGACTGCCGAGGTCCCGCCCGACGTGGCCGAGGCCGCGGAGTTCGACGATCCCCTCGTCGTGATCGACCCCACGGACCCGGACCGCAACGTCGCCGCCGTGCTCTCGGCCGCGAACCTCGCACGGTTCCAGCACTACTGCCGCGAACTGCTCGACGACCCGCGGGAGTCGCTGTTCTTTCCTGAACCGACCGAGTCGATCGACCCTGATAGCGTGCGCGAGCACCTCGACCGGCGTGGGAGCCACGTGGTCGCCGTCGTCTTCGACACGCCCGACGTGGTCGAGGATCAGCTCTACCCCCAACTCCGGCGATCGCTCGGCGGCGTCGCCGACGAGCTCGACCGCCGGGGGTTCGACACGCTGCGGGCGACGACGTTCGCGAACGGGGTCGGCGAGTCGGCCTCGGGGACGTCGGTGCTGTTCGTCGAAACCGGCGTCGGCGAACTCCCGGCGGTCGAGCGCCACGAGGGGCCGCCCGTCCACGTCGGCGAGCACGCCGGGTCGTTCTACGACGCCTACGCCGACGACGAGTCGACGTACGGCCCGTTTGTCGACGGCGATCGCTACGTGGTCGAACGCGAGCGCGAGCACCGGACGCCCGAGGCGCTGCTCCGGAGCGACACGCTGTTCGACGTGGCGCTCGGCACCCACGTCGAGACGGCGCTCGGGGAGTCGTACGAGGTCCTCGTCGGCGACGAGACGGCGACGCTGGCCGAGGAGTTCGGGGAGGCGCTTCGGGCGTACTTCGAGCCGGCGGTCTAA
- the pspAB gene encoding PspA-associated protein PspAB, translated as MGIFDSIKSVLGTRAEADASSAADPDALFGMSTAYVTMEAELGYESADAAALCFSEVDSTAFTDAVDEVEAILRAGETETGTEFRRRNDDHGYRWVILEDDDPEDLVTSVHFAADEFVEQGFGSRLLAAVFGFQKIDSETTESGGSTGDRGASASRASTDRAYWIYSFRRGAYYPFCPSGDHDRNTKAEFKLRSVLDGELEIEDDESYWHPLWPDATGGHPWE; from the coding sequence ATGGGCATCTTCGACTCGATCAAGTCCGTGCTGGGCACCCGGGCGGAGGCCGACGCCTCGAGCGCGGCCGACCCCGATGCGCTGTTCGGCATGAGCACCGCCTACGTCACGATGGAGGCCGAACTCGGCTACGAGTCCGCCGACGCCGCCGCGCTCTGTTTCTCCGAGGTCGACAGCACCGCCTTCACCGATGCCGTCGACGAGGTCGAGGCGATCCTCCGGGCGGGCGAGACCGAGACCGGCACCGAGTTCCGCCGCCGCAACGACGACCACGGCTACCGCTGGGTGATTCTCGAGGACGACGACCCGGAGGATCTCGTGACGAGCGTCCACTTCGCGGCCGACGAGTTCGTCGAACAGGGGTTCGGCTCGCGGCTGCTCGCCGCCGTGTTCGGCTTCCAGAAGATCGACAGTGAAACCACCGAGTCCGGGGGGAGCACGGGCGACCGCGGCGCGAGCGCGAGCCGCGCCAGCACCGACCGGGCGTACTGGATCTACTCGTTCCGCCGGGGCGCCTACTACCCGTTCTGCCCCAGTGGCGACCACGACCGCAACACGAAAGCGGAGTTCAAGCTCCGGTCCGTGCTGGACGGCGAGCTCGAGATCGAGGACGACGAATCCTATTGGCACCCACTCTGGCCGGACGCCACCGGCGGCCACCCCTGGGAGTGA
- a CDS encoding DUF5784 family protein, whose amino-acid sequence MAKPLRFRYAPGSWSEARVRDELLQALQANIGAEMGGPWYSSPDGVDAVRFEMDNGDIALFCWDGDAGYWLGNTETPSALWRTDKVGFEEVPYPIRRWAERELLAQLTEESPWLEEYPHLSWFFLPVFLSKDGRETTREFFHDHAAGFPDADRDEALSFYEELLSSGALDEYRETMAGKLGTSETMDLTRMSATMGEFNAAAVLLEAGYDVTPEAAVTTGHSIDYRASRDGDAEASLVEVTRPLPPKHRAAGSPVTAIRETAETKSSGQLEEHGGGVTLFVDCSSFPDDDWLAIAGERPEVRHRPAVVFRARPSGRIEAYRKGGLPLDLGDAVEWVDD is encoded by the coding sequence GTGGCAAAGCCGCTTCGGTTCCGATACGCTCCCGGGTCGTGGTCCGAGGCGCGCGTTCGCGACGAGTTGCTCCAGGCGCTGCAGGCCAACATCGGGGCGGAGATGGGAGGCCCGTGGTACAGCTCGCCGGACGGCGTCGACGCCGTCCGGTTCGAGATGGACAACGGCGACATCGCGCTGTTCTGCTGGGACGGCGACGCCGGCTACTGGCTGGGCAACACTGAGACGCCGTCGGCGCTCTGGCGTACCGACAAGGTTGGGTTCGAGGAGGTCCCCTACCCGATCCGGCGGTGGGCCGAGCGGGAGCTGCTCGCCCAGCTCACCGAGGAGTCGCCGTGGCTCGAAGAGTACCCGCACCTGTCGTGGTTCTTCCTCCCGGTGTTCCTCTCGAAGGACGGCCGGGAGACCACCCGGGAGTTCTTCCACGACCACGCCGCGGGCTTTCCCGACGCCGATCGGGACGAGGCGCTGTCGTTCTACGAGGAGCTACTCTCCTCGGGCGCGCTCGACGAGTACCGCGAGACGATGGCGGGCAAGCTGGGGACCTCCGAGACGATGGATCTCACCCGGATGTCGGCGACGATGGGGGAGTTCAACGCCGCCGCGGTCCTGCTGGAGGCCGGCTACGACGTGACCCCCGAGGCGGCAGTGACGACCGGGCACTCGATCGACTACCGCGCCAGCCGCGACGGCGACGCCGAGGCGTCGCTGGTCGAGGTGACGCGACCACTTCCGCCGAAACACCGCGCCGCGGGCTCGCCGGTAACCGCGATCCGGGAGACCGCCGAGACCAAATCCTCCGGCCAGCTCGAGGAGCACGGCGGCGGCGTCACGCTGTTCGTCGACTGCTCCTCGTTCCCGGACGACGACTGGCTCGCGATCGCCGGCGAGCGGCCCGAGGTGCGTCACCGGCCGGCGGTCGTGTTCCGCGCCCGGCCCTCGGGCCGCATCGAGGCCTACCGGAAAGGCGGGCTCCCGCTGGATCTCGGCGACGCCGTCGAGTGGGTCGACGACTGA
- a CDS encoding PAS domain S-box protein — protein sequence MDPISVLTVTADKEFTAACERVLPEHGDIQVVSATSVGEAIDVLDRETQVDCVISDHDLPDTDGVAFLEAVRAQAPTLPFILFTSEGSEGVASRAISAGVTDYLIKERHEKQWDRLATLITGAVRYYRNQRDTVDTEGRAKTLLNAAHDIVGIVRDGEIAYLNDTGVTEIYDGDRSQISNDSVADVLLSDDGTPISDLLDAVQSGSRTLDHRNGKLIAANGIHTPVEITAVKVTWTEVPAVILVLRDVSDRRERKRELRLTNRAIDEAPVGITIADATEPDNPVIYANDKFSELTGYRQEEALDRNCRFLQGENTDPRPVAEMREALDAEEPVTVELRNYRKDGTEFWNRVTIAPVTDDMREVTHYVGFQEDVTERVEYQQMLRRFQRAVESAGHAIYMTAPDGTITYVNPAFERVTGYDSDEVVGQTPHVLHSGEMSDEYYDRLWATIASGNVWEEEIQDRRKSGDVYYAHQTIAPLTDDDGEIEAYVAIQQDITDRKEREFRLRQYESAVEGAKELIAAIDEEKHYLFANEAYRDFHDLDTESLTELMLDDGIGPDTYETVEPYLERAFNGEIVQYRMTRPRPERADRTFDIRYYPLEGDTGHVEGIVATMRDLTDQIEREQHIVSLDRMLRHTLHNELNVILGHAEMLQAQGSGEVVEVATTIERVAGRLLEQTDKQREIVEILSNQSDPIHLNLADVVGSAVERVTAEHPAAEITVDVPADVQLLSIPELQRAIEELVENAIVHTGDGPAKVGVTATKHETVVELHVTDNGPGIPPEERSVISGETDIGSLTHSSGMGLWLVKRIVSRIDGDIRFNDAEPTGSVVTLQLPFNT from the coding sequence GTGGACCCAATTAGCGTCCTGACAGTCACGGCTGACAAGGAATTCACCGCCGCCTGTGAACGCGTGCTTCCGGAGCACGGCGATATTCAGGTCGTCTCCGCAACGTCGGTCGGGGAGGCGATCGACGTGTTGGACAGAGAGACGCAGGTCGATTGCGTAATCAGCGATCACGACCTTCCGGACACGGATGGCGTCGCGTTCCTTGAAGCCGTGCGTGCCCAAGCTCCGACACTTCCATTCATCCTATTCACGAGCGAGGGGAGTGAAGGGGTCGCCAGTCGCGCCATCTCGGCCGGGGTCACCGACTATCTCATCAAGGAACGTCACGAAAAACAGTGGGATCGCCTTGCGACGCTCATCACCGGTGCAGTCAGATACTACCGCAACCAGCGTGACACCGTCGATACGGAAGGACGAGCGAAAACACTCCTCAACGCTGCACACGACATCGTTGGAATCGTTCGAGACGGTGAGATAGCGTATCTCAACGATACTGGCGTAACCGAAATTTACGATGGCGACCGGAGCCAGATATCGAACGACTCCGTAGCGGACGTTCTCCTCTCAGACGACGGCACTCCAATCAGTGATCTCCTTGATGCAGTACAGTCAGGCTCTCGAACTCTCGACCACCGTAACGGGAAGCTCATCGCTGCGAACGGGATACATACCCCGGTTGAGATTACCGCAGTCAAGGTAACGTGGACGGAAGTACCGGCGGTCATCCTCGTTCTCCGGGATGTTAGCGACCGTCGAGAACGAAAGCGGGAACTGCGCCTCACGAATCGGGCCATCGACGAAGCGCCCGTCGGCATCACGATAGCTGACGCCACCGAACCGGACAATCCGGTCATCTACGCGAACGACAAGTTCTCTGAACTGACTGGCTATCGGCAAGAAGAGGCACTCGATCGGAACTGTCGATTCCTCCAAGGTGAGAACACCGACCCTCGCCCAGTCGCCGAGATGCGTGAGGCCCTCGACGCCGAAGAACCCGTGACCGTGGAACTGCGGAACTACCGCAAGGACGGCACGGAGTTCTGGAACCGCGTGACGATTGCCCCGGTTACCGACGATATGCGTGAGGTCACACACTACGTCGGGTTCCAAGAGGACGTGACCGAACGCGTCGAGTACCAGCAGATGCTTCGTCGGTTCCAGCGAGCGGTCGAATCGGCCGGCCACGCGATCTATATGACTGCTCCGGACGGGACCATCACGTACGTGAATCCGGCCTTCGAACGGGTCACCGGCTACGACAGCGACGAGGTCGTCGGCCAGACGCCGCACGTTCTCCACTCCGGCGAGATGTCCGACGAGTACTACGACCGGTTGTGGGCGACCATCGCCAGCGGAAACGTTTGGGAGGAAGAGATCCAGGACCGCCGGAAATCAGGTGACGTGTACTATGCCCACCAGACGATCGCCCCATTGACTGACGACGACGGAGAAATCGAAGCGTACGTCGCCATCCAGCAGGACATCACTGACCGTAAGGAGCGGGAGTTCCGGCTTCGACAGTACGAATCCGCGGTTGAAGGTGCCAAGGAGTTAATCGCCGCAATAGACGAAGAAAAACACTACCTCTTTGCCAACGAGGCATACCGCGACTTCCACGACCTCGACACCGAGTCGCTGACCGAACTGATGCTCGACGACGGAATCGGTCCGGATACCTACGAAACGGTCGAACCTTACCTGGAGCGAGCGTTCAACGGCGAGATTGTCCAGTACCGGATGACGCGACCACGGCCGGAACGAGCAGACAGGACGTTTGACATCCGATATTACCCACTCGAAGGCGACACTGGCCACGTTGAGGGGATCGTTGCGACGATGCGTGATCTGACCGATCAGATCGAGCGGGAACAACATATTGTGTCCCTCGATCGGATGCTACGGCATACCCTTCACAACGAACTGAACGTGATTCTGGGCCACGCGGAGATGCTTCAAGCCCAGGGTTCGGGTGAAGTGGTTGAGGTAGCCACGACGATCGAAAGAGTGGCCGGTCGTCTCCTCGAACAGACGGATAAGCAGCGCGAGATCGTTGAAATCCTCTCAAACCAGTCGGATCCAATACACCTCAACCTCGCCGACGTCGTGGGTTCCGCTGTCGAACGTGTAACGGCGGAGCATCCGGCCGCAGAGATTACAGTCGACGTCCCGGCGGACGTACAGCTCCTATCGATTCCAGAGTTACAACGGGCTATCGAAGAACTCGTCGAGAACGCGATCGTCCATACCGGCGACGGCCCAGCAAAAGTGGGGGTAACGGCAACGAAGCACGAGACGGTCGTTGAACTCCACGTTACAGATAACGGACCGGGAATCCCACCGGAAGAACGAAGCGTGATTTCAGGGGAAACAGACATCGGTTCGTTGACACACAGTAGCGGGATGGGGCTGTGGCTCGTCAAGCGGATCGTGTCTCGAATAGATGGCGATATCCGATTCAACGACGCTGAACCCACCGGGAGTGTGGTTACGCTTCAACTACCATTCAATACATAG
- a CDS encoding histone family protein, giving the protein MTVELPFAPVDAIIRRNADGLRVSADAAEKLAAHVQDRGAELAVGAAERATEDGRKTLMAEDFGVEQIVERDAVDLPVAPVDRIARLRIDDRYRVSMEARIALADILEDYADNVARAAAKLARHADRRTVQAEDIETYFSLFE; this is encoded by the coding sequence ATGACCGTCGAGCTGCCGTTCGCCCCCGTCGACGCCATCATCCGGCGCAACGCGGACGGGCTCCGGGTGAGCGCGGACGCGGCCGAGAAACTCGCGGCGCACGTCCAGGACCGCGGCGCCGAACTCGCCGTTGGGGCCGCCGAGCGAGCGACCGAGGACGGCCGGAAGACCCTCATGGCCGAGGACTTCGGCGTCGAGCAGATCGTCGAGCGTGACGCCGTCGACCTGCCCGTCGCGCCCGTCGACCGGATCGCCCGCCTGCGAATCGACGACCGCTATCGGGTGTCGATGGAGGCTCGCATCGCGCTGGCGGACATTCTGGAGGACTACGCCGACAACGTCGCCCGCGCGGCCGCCAAGCTCGCCCGCCACGCCGACCGCCGAACCGTACAGGCCGAGGACATCGAGACGTACTTCTCCCTGTTCGAGTAA
- a CDS encoding histone deacetylase family protein, translated as MQFGYSDRCLDHDTGPRHPESPDRMRAIREALKDRHCVEYVDAPAADPVDIERAHDPEHVAAVREFCEDGGGEWDPDTVAGEDTYDVARKSAGLAIWAARAAIDGANGRDTPFAIGRPPGHHAESDEAMGFCFFNNAAVAARTVIDDPETDVDSVAIWDWDVHHGNGTEEICADDPDVFYTSTHEEGLYPGTGAIEDTGEGAGEGTTLNAPLSAGCGDAEYRHVFERAIAPAIERFDPGLVLVSAGFDAHRHDPISRMRVSTEGYAQFTDAIRELSEEVGAALAFVLEGGYGLDTLSESVGVVHETFDGREPIPEDDDPTEEVVELVERIREIHDL; from the coding sequence ATGCAGTTCGGCTACTCGGACCGGTGTCTCGACCACGATACCGGCCCCCGACATCCGGAGTCGCCGGACCGAATGCGGGCGATCCGGGAGGCGCTCAAGGACCGCCACTGCGTCGAGTACGTCGACGCACCCGCCGCCGACCCGGTCGACATCGAGCGTGCTCACGACCCCGAGCACGTCGCGGCCGTCCGGGAGTTCTGTGAGGACGGCGGCGGCGAGTGGGACCCCGACACCGTCGCCGGCGAGGACACGTACGACGTGGCACGCAAGTCCGCGGGGCTGGCGATCTGGGCCGCCCGGGCGGCCATCGACGGCGCCAACGGCCGTGACACTCCCTTCGCGATCGGCCGGCCGCCGGGCCACCACGCCGAGTCCGACGAGGCGATGGGGTTCTGCTTCTTCAACAACGCCGCCGTCGCCGCCCGCACGGTGATCGACGACCCAGAGACAGACGTCGACAGCGTGGCGATCTGGGACTGGGACGTCCACCACGGCAACGGGACCGAAGAGATCTGCGCCGACGACCCGGACGTGTTCTACACCTCGACCCACGAAGAGGGGCTCTACCCCGGCACCGGCGCGATCGAGGACACCGGCGAGGGCGCCGGCGAGGGGACGACGCTGAACGCGCCCCTCTCGGCGGGCTGTGGCGACGCGGAGTACCGCCACGTGTTCGAGCGGGCGATCGCGCCCGCGATCGAGCGCTTCGACCCCGGTCTGGTACTGGTCTCTGCCGGCTTCGACGCCCACCGCCACGACCCGATCTCACGGATGCGCGTCTCGACGGAGGGGTACGCCCAGTTCACCGACGCGATCCGCGAACTGAGCGAGGAGGTCGGCGCCGCGCTGGCGTTCGTCCTAGAGGGCGGCTACGGGCTCGACACGCTCTCGGAGAGCGTCGGCGTCGTTCACGAGACGTTCGACGGCCGCGAACCGATCCCGGAGGACGACGACCCGACCGAGGAGGTCGTCGAACTCGTCGAGCGAATTCGCGAGATCCACGACCTCTGA